The nucleotide window TTactattaattaaaaatgaaaagcttgTAAATATATATTGAGGACATACCTGTTTGGGGTAAGTTGCAAATGGAATAATTTAGTATGGTTTGTAGCTATTTTGATGACCACCTCGCCGAGATACTTTCCCATAACCACTCTGCTGATCTAGACACAACAGAAGGCAATCAGATGGAAAGCTCCAGAGCCCACAGTGCTTCACAAGTAAACATCAATGCCACCAGCTCAGGCAGCTTTCACAGCCAGCTTCCCTCTCCCCAACTTCTAAGCAACATGAAACTATTCAAAACTGTTTTTACCCTTCCCACAATGTCAGTTTCTCCAGAATTTACAACCACCCATTAAACACCATCTGGGACAAAAATAACCACACTCATGAAAATCCCAGCTTATTCCAAAACATCGAGTAGTTTTTGCCATACTGAGACAGCAAATCTACCAGAGGACCAGCAGGAAAGTGTCCCCAGAAGGCTGATGGCCTGCCCTCCACTACTGTGGAGGCCTGCCCTCCActactgtgtgtgtgtgaaactgTGGCTGCCTGCTGACCGTGTCCAAACACAGCTCTCAGCCACACAACCACTGTGGTAACTACAGCCTTCTGCAGATGGAGAGCTCAGTCACTCACTATGTGATCACTGCATGTTCAAATTCACGCTCTCTTCCTGGCCAAGAGAGCTGCTTCAGGAACCCAAACAGTTTGCAGGGCAGCTGAGGTGGGGTCTTCTCCCTCTCACCTACCCTAAGTGCTGCCAAACTAAGGGAGCTGAGGGGCACCTTCCAGAATGACCAGGAGAGGCAACACTCCCATCCCaagggacagacacaggactttccagcagcactgcagccctaCCTCACAACCATGCACACCTGACACAGTGAAGCAGAAAAGCAGGGACAGAGGACAAAGCCATCTATCTTTTACACTGCCAGCAGCCATTTTCTTACAAGCAGCAGCCTGGAACTTTTTGTAAGCAGTTCAGTACTTACTGCTATAGTCGCCATATCCATAGTAGTTGTTGTAACCAGTGTAGTCGTAGCCTCCATAACCACCATAGCCTTGGCTGTTGTAACCATAGTTCCCATACCCCTGATTCCAGTAGTTGCTGTATCCCTGGTTCCAGCTTTGACTGGGGCCTGCAACACAAAgctcagaattatttttattcaggaTACTCCCTCACCATCCAACACTGCAGCAGTACAAGCTTACCTCCACCTCTCCCTCGAGCTCTTCCAACAAATCCTCCCCGActcccccactgctgctgctgctggtactGTTCCTTTGACATGGCTACTTTTATTTCACACTGGAAATGAAAAGTTAGAGTGAGATCCAATCAGCAAAGATAACCCCCAAACATCTCTCTTAAACTTACAGAACAGTAAGCAGAAAATTGGATTTGGTCACCCTGGTGCCCTCCCTGCAAAATGGATAGCTTACACTGTCTAACTTGAGAACAGCTGTGAGACACAGTAGAACCCATTCTGAAAAGAATGCTCGTTTCTTTGTAtgcctctctcttttccctttgaaCTAAACCTCTGAGGCCTGTTCATCTGGGAAAAGTGAAATCAAATCTGAGTTTGGCCAACATGCTAAACTCAACTCAACTCTCTTCTCAAGCTTCTACCACATATTTGTGCAAGTACCAGTCCAGCTAAAATTTGAGTGTATGCTACCAGGTAGAAATTCAACCATGTTTCTGAAAAGAATGCAACTTCTACCAGGGAAGCCAAACTTCCCATTTTGTTTCGTTTTGGAAGCTAAGACAAACTGGCATTTGCTGTtaacaacacacacacacacacacacaaagatcCAGCTACCAGGAAACCTGGGGCTGCCTGATAGAGCAGATCCGTGACACAGCACTCTGCCCATGCTGCTGGAGAATGTGGGAGCTGCACCATGAAAAGTGTGCTGGGGCCCAGCCCTCTCCCCATGGGGGTGCAGTACAAACCACACCTGAAACCCTCTCAGCTCAGAAACGAGGGTAACAGTCACCTACACAAATACTTCACAGGCCCAATGCCTACATGTGACAAATAATGCTCACAGGTAGGTATTGGCAGACTATTATCCCCAAACAGATCCAACTGGTAATGTAATTCCCTCTACTGTCACAGTTCAGTTTGTCTAGGAAAAAGAATCCACCTACTTTACTAAGCCCAACATTGTGGTATTTCTTCTCCATTATTTTCTTCACTGGCTCCTCCTCCTTGAAAGTAATGAAGCAAAATCCACGCCTCTTGTTAGTTTTGTTGTCCATGGGGAGCTCTATGGATTCGACCTGGTGGAAGACAGTGATTTTACCTTTATCCTGCCATTCATGTCACTGCAAAATCCCTCTAACAGGTCATATCTGTTACTGAAATTACTTAGATTTGAATATGACAATATGACAAATACAGAGTCAAAGTTCTCTGTACCTACAGCACATGGGACTTCCTAGGCAAACAGTAGTTAAAGTCTTTAGTCCAGAGTAAACTCTCTGTAAGTTTGGAACAGGGCTTATTATTCAGCAACCAAACTGCCTGAACAGAGTTATGACCTGAAGCTGGCACCATCTGATAACCaacaggggagcagcagccataGCAAGTTCATACAAGACCAGCTTTTAAAAACTTCACTGATACTTAGCTCATCTGCACCACCAAAAACTGGGGACAGAGACTACACAGTTGTACAGAATGTAGGCAAAACTGTCTCAATCTGTGCTACAGGAGatgagctgggggagctgaaGAGCATCTCATTGACCAAAGCATCCTGCTCTAAACACTGCCTCCCTCTCCGATGTATCCCAGCTCCCCCTTCCATCAAACCAGGCTGCTCAACTCAAGAGCCTGCAACTGAAACATCAACATTCTGACCACACACACATGGAATTACAATGGCCATAAAGCTTACATTAGTTTTACATAAGCATCAATACAGGTTGCACGTGGGGGATGCTTTCTATTAACACATTTGTGAAGACAGAACAGGTTCcacaaataaaagcagtttGTTTCACCACATACCTCACCAAAAGCTCCAAAGTATTCCCGGATTTTCTCCTCAGGTGTGTCTGGAGATAAGCCCCCAACAAAAATCTTTTTAACTggttcttttgttttcatggcTTTAGCTCTTTTTGGATCAATGACCTTTCCATTCAGCTTGTGTTCTTTCTGGTCCATGACCTGAGGATAATTAAAACAGTTTTACACAGTTCAAGCTAAATATTTCACTGATGTAAGGCCAAAATTGATTCAATTTCAATATTGGATCACACCATTAAGTTGTTGCACAAAAACAAAGTTCTGTGATTTCTGACCGCTATCCACTGACAGTTCTGATAACTGGAACCACTTATTACCCAGCAGAAGCAAGAGTGTAACACCTCTCAAAAAGTACTCTTCTCATCCTCAAACTTTATGAAGTAAAAAATCTGTACTTTAGATATCACAAAGGTCACGAAggtgaaaacatttctgtgtgctgCATCCACAGCATTTTAGAAAAGCTAACAACTAATTTTTGCTTGGACAGAGCTTAAATGTATCAAAGCTATTGGCCGTACTCCAGGGATTCATGGTGCAGCTCTggactgcagcagagctgtagaACAGAAGTCCTACAGTACAGCTATAGGACCACAACTTCTTTGCAATTCctgctttcacagcagcaggcagcagacaTTAATAGACTGTATTTTTCAAGTGCCCAAGTGTAATGGCTTGCAGAACCTGCAAGTGCCCAAATCCATACATACCTCAGGAATCACTGCTGGTCCTGGACACAGCATCATGAGTAAGATGGTTcataaaagaaagcattttcacAAGCACATGAAACATGCTGCACCCCTGAATCATCTTTAGCAAGAGATGTAAGAACAACGCCTACAGCCACCCTAGTGAGTGCTTTATCTCTGACACCTGAATTTGAACATGTTTCAGTACTTTAATCCTACCTTATCCACGCTCTCTGACTCTTTGAAGAGCACAAAGCCAAAGCCTCTCGATCTCCCAGTGATGGGGTCCAACTTGAGAGTGCAGTCCACAACTTCACCAAACTTGGAGAAGTAGTCCTTCAGATCCTTCTTGGTGGTGTCCCAGCTAAGGCCACCAATGAACATTTTCCTGTTAAGACAAGTTGGTCAATCTGTAAATGTGTGttaccccaaatcctgcactgCCAAGCTTTAGGAGCCCAATACCCTAATGCATGGAGCTGGCAGGATTTTATCAGTCATGGCACTGCACACACAGGCCTGCACTTTTTGACAACTTGCTTAAGTCAGTCTGGCCAGGACAGATAAAGACTTTCACataaacaaacatttttcactgtcttctcctgcagctgcttaCTCTGCTGTCCCAAGAAACCACTAGTAGTAGTGATAAAAAGATAATTTACTACTCCTTCACATCCCCATCACATGTTCAATTCCGTCCAGTTATCTGTGGAGCCtccacaaactgaaacacacgCAGGCAGATTAGATTTGTAAGGAAGTGTGGTTAAAACAGAAGCATTTATCTACCAGTCTGGACTGGACATATGcccaaattaataaattaaaataaatttaatcaAGTCCCCTTCCCCAGAAAGCCATTATGAAAAAGCAAAGTATTGGATGGTCAGAAGTTCTTTCCTCACAAAAACTTTATATAAACACCTGGCATAATCCATTACCATCAAGAGAATGTCATTCCAGTATTTCTACAgcaccagtgctgctgggcagaTGTGTACAGCACATAATTCATAACCTGTATTTTCAAAAGCACACTGGAAGCTGAGAATCAAATCATGATCATCCCAGCATGTTAGTAAGgcataaaaccccaaaattttaaaagatgaaaaaatcaAGCCAGTATACACACAAATGAAACATTCCAGGTTATTAGGCATAGGGCTTAGGAACCCATTCAAAAGAGGATTTGATTTGAGATGATCTCTTCTAATACTGATAAAGAAGATTTTACTGTGAGCTGTAACCAAAAAATATGATCCATGATGATCTATAAAAGCACTTTCTACAAAGCTTTGCCTGCTTTCACTGTCCTAACTTATTTCACAATCAGACACAGTTATCAGAAAACCTGAAAAACCACTGTCTCATGTTTCCAACCCTTCCACTTCCCACGCACAAACATTGCTGCCAATCATGTAAAAGAGCACTGTACCTCCACAGCTCAAACTGCCTCAAATCAAAAGCTGCTCCTTTGAACTAGCTCTGCTGACTTAGCTGTGCTCTCACAGAATTAACAAGAGCATTCCATTTCTGACAAAATCCATGCAGATGAGGGGCTCAGGAGCTTCAGATGTTTTTATAGCAAGTGCCTAATTCTGTCAAGAAGGAGCACCAATTCCCCACCCCTTTATCCACTTTTCCAGTTAGTTCCAGATCTCTCTTCAACAAAGCACCAACAGCCCCTTCTATCAGCTGTGACTTCTTACTGTCCTCATGGAAGAAAGGGCCCACCCTGGTAAGCCAGCAGCctcaccccagcacaggcagtaAAGCAAAGGAGCTTTCTGCCCTTTGCTCACCCATCGTTAAGGTCCTTAGCTTTTCTGCCGCTCTCTGGAGGGCCTCTGTGTTTCTGACACAGGAGGGGCAGCAATGCTCCAGCAGCTACTACCGAACTGGCACTTGCTCACAAACCACCTGCCTCCGTGTGAACACGCAGACCCTGCTCTGTGTTCCTAAGGACAGGCACACCAAGAACCACGAGCTTGAAACCAAGAGCCTTGGCAGGTTTTCCATCTCTCCCCGCAGGAACTGCACCTCTGAGCCCACTCGCAGAGCAGCAAACCACGGCTGCTCCTACACCAACCACTGCTCCAAAGGACACTGAGCTCAGGGCTACACCACAAACATGAGCACAGTTcaggagcaggggcacagcGCTGCCAAAAGCTTGGAAAATTCACACATTTCCTAGCCCACAGTATGGCTGGTCTAAGCCACATCAGCACGTACAGCTTCCCAAAATAAGTTACCAGAAGTGCACTGGGAAAGCTTTCAAACCTTAGCTAAACCAGGTATCACAGATcggcttttttccctttactaCCAGAAGTGTTGTCAAAAAACTTTATTTCCTGCGCAGCATGAAAAATTGATGGgtcaaaaagactgaaccaGACTACGAGTCAATGTGTGATACCTGCAATCACTGCCCATTGTCACTGCACGGCTTAGAGACCACTTTTTCTAAGCTCTCTTGCCTCAAAGGAACCTGAGTTTGCACATGAAAACCCTTTGATTGCTGTGTATTCAAGGGTaataagcaaaacaaacaagcaaacgCCAAAGGCATTGCAGCTGTTAAGAACAGCTGAAAAGtaacaaaaccattttaatttctgctaaTCCCAGCAAAATACTCAAAAAAGGgttcctgctctctctctctctctctgcattaTCCCAGATTATTTACATCTCTCTCAGCAAGATCCCAGGTTATTACTGAAGGAGGAAGACACTCAGGAAGGTTTTGCAGCAGGAatcagcaggacacagcagttAGCACTCCTTTATCCAGGTTATTTTCTGCCTTGACCAAAAACAGACTTGTAGCTCGAGTTTCACGGCCCGACAGGAGACAGCAGAGCGCAACAGCTTGTCCTGTCGCTGGATTTATTACACACACATTTCACCGGCAATACAGAGGGACACTGCCCCAGGCAGAGACCCTACAAAGATTAAAAGCTGTATTTACTCCCCATAAAACAGAGTAATAGAacatgctgagctggaagggacctatcagaatcatcaagtccaactcccagccctgcataggacaccccaagagtcacaccacgTGCCTGAGAACATTTTCCAAGCGCTTCTGGAACTCTGTCAGACTTGGTGCTGTAACCACTTCCCTGTTCTATTGCCCAACCACCCTCtaggtgaaaaaccttttcctggtGCATAACCTGAACCTCCCCCGGCTCAGCTTCCTGCCTTTTCAACTCCTACTTCTCAAGTTAGGACACCACCTAACATAATCCTCCCGACAAGCTCCGGAGAAGCAGGGGCATGTTTTAGGCTGGGAAGAAGTCCCGGTGCCTCTGGCACTCAGCTAACACACAGTAATGTTTGCAGCACAGGGCAACACTGCAACTGCAACCAGAGCATTCGGCTACACCGAGTTCCTGTCCTCACGCACGCACCCACTTTAACTCATAGAAAAGGCATcgttaaaaaggaaaataatcaaaAGGGCCTGCAGTTTGAGGCACATCGCACCATTCGCACATCGCGGGACCAGacgccgcccccgccgctcgGCCCGTGACGTCGCCGAGGCGCCAAGTAAACAAACAGGGCagcgagcggggccgggggcgccgcgccccgcccgggACCGCCACCCGCCCCCGCCGCTCACCCCTCGTCCTCCTCGTTCTTGCTGGCGTCGATCTTGGCTCCCTCCGACTCgaccccgccgccgccgccgccgccgcctcccccatCGGTGCTCCCCGCCCCCGCCTGCCCCTCAGGCTGCTCCGCCGGCTCCGCCGCGCTGCCCCCGGCGCCAGCCGCTACCGCCGCCGAGTCCAGAGCGAACTGCTGATCCGACatggcgccgccgccgccccgcacCGGCCACCTCCGGtgccgccgcctccccgccgaggccccggccccgctggcGGCCCCGGCCGAGCGCGCCGATCCCTCCGATCCCTCCTCCTCTCGCTCCCTGTTTTTAATGGCGCCGCCACCGACCCAACCTAAAATGGCGGCCGGAAGGAGCGCGGCGGGCGGACACGTGACACCGCCCCCGGGAGCCGTGAGggagcgggggggggggagcTCGGCACGGCCCCGGGAGCAGCCAGGGCCCGGGGGGCCGACATGGACACTCACGGAATCGATAGGGCTGGGCTGGACCTCTGGAGACCGTACAGTTCAACccccctgcccaaggcagggccACAGGAACAGTTTGGGGAGGGTTTGGAATggctccagagagggagactcaacctccctgggcagctgttccagtggTCTGCCACCCTCCACGTAAGAAGTCCTTCCTCATGGTGAAGTGGAacttgtgttttggtttgtggtcattgctccttgtcctgtcactgggcagcactgaaaatcaccatcctcttggcacccgCCTTTGAGATATTGATGCACATGGTGAGATTCCCTTCAGCCTTCTCCAGAccaacaggcccagctcccacGCTCTCTCCTCATGAGAGAGAAGCTCCAGCCCCCATCGTCTTTGTGGCCCTTCAGTGGAGCCTCTGCAGGAGCCCCTGGCCTTTCTTGTGCTGAGCCCAGTCCTGCACATGGTACTCCAGCTGCACTTCACTAGTGCCGAGTGGGAGGATCACAGATTGAAGTAAAACTTGGATCTTAGTGTGGTTTTGCATGTTAAACCACTGGAGCAATGAAACCATGCTCCTGTGGCACAAGTCTCCCTCAGCGGCTGtggagggcagtgctggatcCAGCTACATTCACAAATGCAGTGTATGAACTTATACACTGCTGTGGCTCCTTGCTGATTCTTCAGTTTATACGTCAGTGACATCAGTGAGTTTTAACAAGCAAGGTTTATTTTGATGCTTGACTAGGTATTTGTGCTGAGAAACATCAAATCTTCAGGCAGACTGCTGCAATCCTTTTGCCTCAGACAAAACATGCTCCTTTACCCATCCCAACCACTCTAATCCAGAAATGGGCTGGGCTAATGCAGTGTTCCTTCTCCAGCATTCAGGCTTTTAGTTGTTGCTCGCTAGTGTGCACTAGATGGGAAACCTGTTCTCTGAAGGTGAGAAGATCCAGTACAGCACCCAACTTGTACAGAAAATAGTTGCTGATCCTGAAGTTCAAGAACTTGTAATCTCCTGCTTGGAATTGGAATAGAAGGGGTGTGGGAAAGTAACTAAGCTACATTCTAGAATACTTGAGGTTTGAAGTGTTTGAGAAGCCTTGAAAAGCTCCAACTCCTAGAGCAGTGCCATCAGCATTGAAAAGGTGCTGCTGTAGTTCTAGATGCCTCCTGAGATGCACAAAACTGGCAGTGTTGTGCCACAGACCActctctccttgctgctgcagtgatGCTAATTCCAAAGAGGAAGAAGGGGGTGTATAGACCTGTTCTCACAGTAACCTTGATCTCCAGAAAGATCTGGCCTTCTATCCAAGTAAAACTATAGTTACACTACTTAAGGAGACAGTAAGACTCCACACTCACTTAAGTAAGCATTTATTAGAGAATCTTTTAACATGAAATTATACAAATAAAGTTTGTATAAACACAAGTCCACATTGTGTCATAACATGAATGgcaaaaagaaagtaaaaaccATAAAAGAAAACTAGTCGGCCGCTATGTACAGTTGGACACAGTTGTGTCATTCACTAAAAGTCTTTTACAAAATAGTCATTTCCTCTCACGAAGACCACCCTCCATTCACTCGCGATGCGTTGCAAGATGGCTTTTTGTCGCAGTATCTCTACCTAAAAAATCAAGACAAAATGCATGTCAGATCTGTGGCAGTTACTACAGGATTGTTAAAAGGTCCATTTTCATGAACTGCTTTAAGTCTTCTATATATTCCTTTCTTCACTGTTAAAGATCATATGCATATTTATTACGGTAACACAAGAGGTTTGTTTAGTTACCCATTAGTAATTTACTTTCCCAAATATCCAGCCCATGTAGGATGCTGCTCCAAAACACCAACCATCCAATTTAGACAAGCAAGCAGGCTCTGGATCACTTTCTTTTCCATTGGAAACACTGCCAAAAGGCTTTCTGATTATTTGCTTATACAACTAAACGACTTATGTGCAACACAAGTCAGGTCACTTTAGTTCAGACAGTCCATATGCATATGATCTTTAATGTTTATCCAGATTTAAAAGTTCGTTTTGGTTTGCAGATTTCACTATTagctataaaaagaaaaaagcaagcatTAAAATCTTAAAGAATGCACATTTAAAATGAGGTTCCACAATTGAAATACAACACTAAACAGAAGACCAAATGATTAAGCTGTAAAGGCATTTATGTACTTTAACTCCTGTAAAAAACCATTTAAGTTAAAGACACTTAATCTccaaaaaaagattaaaaaaagaagccaaagtCTGAAGTTTTCCACTTTAATCTTTACGCTGGTACATGAAGTTGGAAGAGACCATACCACAGGACAGCGTTTTCTGGTGTATGCCTTGCGCTCTGCCTGCAACGTGCGACCCCAGAGATAGACGTGGTCAGGGTGACACACGGCCTGCAATGAAGTTCCCGCTGGCGGGTACAAACAAGGTATAATGTCAGAGTTAGAAGACAACATTCTTGTTTTCCTTAAGTTGTACCCATTTCAGTACTTTACCTGTTAATACTTCTAATAAGTTTAATTATTCCTCTAGATCACCTGGTACACAACGCAAACCAGAAAAACTCTTATGTTTTTCTGAAGTACTAAAGAAGATAAAGTCACACTTTTACAAAGTTAAAGATCTATAGACACGTAGGCAAagctggttttaaaaaaaaagtattttttaagtTAACAAAAGCTTAATTAAAGGAAAAGTCATGCTAGGCAAGTTTTTACTCTTTGTTTGTCTATTGATCTTTAAATTAGATTAGGCACGGTCGGAGTGGAGCGTGCGCTCCTGTACACACCTGTTTGTCACGTACTAGGTACTGCCTTAGTAGGGCTGGTAGTTGTTTTGGTGGTTGCCGCCGCCACGGGACGCCTTCCCATACGTGCTCTGTTGGCCTGCAGGGAGCATGTGGGGAAAAACAGAACCCACAGGCGTTAGCACCAGCCTCAGAGGGAGACtgcccccacagcagcacaccaAGGGATCCCATCTTCAGAGCCACGGGCTGACCAAGAGCAGCCTTGCTCTTGTTACGGGAATGAGGGCAAAGGCACTTACCACTGTAATCTGTGTATCCCGGCCCGTATCCGTAGTTGGGATAGTTGTACCCAGAGTAGTCGTAGCCTCCATAGCCACTGTAGCTCTGGTCACTGTAAGCGCTATTGTAATTCCCATAGCCTTGATCGTAATAGTTATTAAATCCTTGGTTCCAGTTTTGTCCCTGACCTGAAACCAAGCATAGCAATTAAGTTTCAAAACTTGTTTCACTCCTCTCCTGTGCCCCTTCATCTAACTTCTTGGATATGAGAGTGATCAGTAATTGCCTGAGCACCAAGCGACACCACAGGATGAGCCTCACAGCATGGTGTGAGTTGTGTCTGCTTGACCTTCAAGGACTGAGATGCATTAACCTCCATGTACCAGCTGATTCCTTCTGATCCATTTGAAGGTGCAGCCAAGTGGCCGCCCCACGCCTTAGCAAACAGCTCCTGGTTTCCTGCCCTTGGGCCAATTAAGTGAATCCTTCTGAAGTGAAAGTGTAACTGTGCTGGCTACACTGACCACAAAGGTAGTGTATGGTCAGAAGCACCTACATCCACCCTGCCCCTTCATCACTTGAATGCAAGCAGATCAAGAAGAGATTCCTCAGCTTCAACAAGCAACCATAACCACCAAAACACCACTTACCCACAGGCTACTTTACACATTTGATTTAAATGAGATCTGCACACAACTTGCAACCTGGAATATCTATAAACACCAGAGTGTTTGCTAAGTACTTAGATTAACAGAGCCACGGAAAATACTCACCCCGTCCACGCCCCCTTCCGCCTCCACGTCCACCAGAAGAattgcttttccctcctttctgctgctgctgctgctgcctgtacACTTCTTTGGGCTGTGCTACTTTGATTTCACACTGTAAGGAGAGAAATCCTTTAACTTACTAAGAATTCCAAGAGCATTCTGCGAGTTTCTTTCACAGAAGCCTACAGAGATAGATTTCACATGCTAAGAACAAGAGTTGTCCTACCTTGCCTGAACCAATCTGGTGGTATCTGCTCTCTAGTAACTTCTTTACTGGCTCTTCATCTGTGTATGTGATAAAACAGAAGCCTCTCCTTTCATTCGTCTTTGTGTCCATGGGAAGTTCAATGTTTTCAATCTGAAATCAAAATGAATACAAACAATGCATGAAATCTGAAAGCAACCTTTTATGCCATCAGAACTATCTGGCAGTACAGAATCTACAGACTACTTTTGACAGCTATAAATAAGATCATTACAATTTTATGAAATCATTAACATATAGATTCAACTATCTCTAGTTTTGACCAAGTCCCTTCTCACAAATTCTTTCGTAAGAGAGGCAAGACTACACTTGAGAATTAGAGATATTCTTATATAGTATACTATACCTCGCCAAAAGCACCAAAGTACTCCTTAATCTGTTCTTCAGAAGTATCTGGACTCAGCCCGCCAACAAACACTTTTTTGGGTGGCTCCTTCCCTTTCAGCGCTTTTGCCCTTTTAGGATCTATTAACTTGCCATCCAGTTTGTGTTCCTTCAGTTCCAACACCTACAGAGCAGACAAAGGAACAGAGTCTCAGATCGCCACAGCCACACGAGCTGCCTTCGTGCCCTGGGTCTGCAGGGAAAGCACGCACCTTCTCCACGCTGGCAGCATCCTTGAAGAGCACGAACCCAAACCCCCTCGACCTTCCAGTGACCGGGTCTGTTTTGATCGTACAATCCACAACCTCGCCAAAGCGCGAGAGATACTCCGTCAGGTCCTTCTTGCTGGTGTCCCAGCTGAGGCCTCCGATGAACATTTTCCTGGAGGGGACAGGAATCGCGTACGGGTTCGGGTGAGAGCGCCGGGAGAGCCCCCCCGGGCCCCACAGGCCGCCGCTGACGTCAGGGCCCCGCTCGGCCCCCCCGTCCGTGTCCCCGCCCCGCGGAAACTGGGTCACCGCCCGGGACACAAAGGCGGGCGCGGCCATGGAGCGGGAAGGGAAGgccgcgctgccccggcccccgaGCCGCCCCCGCGAGCTGCAGGGCGGGCGGCGGACATGGACGCGCGACTCCCCCGCACCTCCCCCCCCACACCACGTCCCCTGCCATACCCGTCGTCCTGCTGGTTCTTGCTCGCGTTGATCTTGGAGCCCTCGGCGAACTCCTCCTGGCCGCCGCTCATCTCGGTCGCGTCCTCCATGGCGGGGCGAGGGCGGCGGGGGTGCTCGTGCGAGCGGCGGAGAGAGCGGAGACCTGCGCCCCGCAGAAAATGGCGGCGGAAGAGATCCGGGCACCGCCTGCGCCTCTTTTATATAGCTGCGCCGGCAGCCAATCAGCGCCGTCCTCCGGCCCGGCGCCGCAGCGCCCCCGGCGGCTCGAggcggggctgcagcagccgcC belongs to Zonotrichia leucophrys gambelii isolate GWCS_2022_RI chromosome 4, RI_Zleu_2.0, whole genome shotgun sequence and includes:
- the HNRNPD gene encoding heterogeneous nuclear ribonucleoprotein D0, which produces MSDQQFALDSAAVAAGAGGSAAEPAEQPEGQAGAGSTDGGGGGGGGGGVESEGAKIDASKNEEDEGKMFIGGLSWDTTKKDLKDYFSKFGEVVDCTLKLDPITGRSRGFGFVLFKESESVDKVMDQKEHKLNGKVIDPKRAKAMKTKEPVKKIFVGGLSPDTPEEKIREYFGAFGEVESIELPMDNKTNKRRGFCFITFKEEEPVKKIMEKKYHNVGLSKCEIKVAMSKEQYQQQQQWGSRGGFVGRARGRGGGPSQSWNQGYSNYWNQGYGNYGYNSQGYGGYGGYDYTGYNNYYGYGDYSNQQSGYGKVSRRGGHQNSYKPY
- the HNRNPDL gene encoding heterogeneous nuclear ribonucleoprotein D-like, with the protein product MEDATEMSGGQEEFAEGSKINASKNQQDDGKMFIGGLSWDTSKKDLTEYLSRFGEVVDCTIKTDPVTGRSRGFGFVLFKDAASVEKVLELKEHKLDGKLIDPKRAKALKGKEPPKKVFVGGLSPDTSEEQIKEYFGAFGEIENIELPMDTKTNERRGFCFITYTDEEPVKKLLESRYHQIGSGKCEIKVAQPKEVYRQQQQQQKGGKSNSSGGRGGGRGRGRGQGQNWNQGFNNYYDQGYGNYNSAYSDQSYSGYGGYDYSGYNYPNYGYGPGYTDYSGQQSTYGKASRGGGNHQNNYQPY